ACGTAAAGCTAAATAATGCCGACCAGTGTGACGGTGTAGGTATCCTTGGAATTGCGTGGGCCTTCGGTGGGATGATCTTCATCCTTGTCTACTGCACTGCCGGCATCTCAGGTACAGAAAAAAGGTTGAATTTTGATTTTCCTTGTATGTATCTATAGAATTTGGCTTAATCCGAGAATTTTCAGGGGGTCACATCAACCCGGCTGTGACGTTGGGTTTGTTCTTGGCGAGGAAGCTGTCCCTGGTTAGAGCTGTTGCGTACATGGTGGCACAGTGTTTGGGTGCTATCTGTGGTGTTGGTTTGGTAAAAGCCTTCATGAAGAGTTTCTACAACAGACTCGGAGGCGGCGCTAATTTCGTGCAACCTGGTTACAACAAGGGCACCGCACTGGGTGCTGAGATAATCGGCACTTTTGTGCTTGTTTACACCGTCTTCTCCGCCACTGATCCCAAACGCAGCGCCCGTGATTCTCATGTTCCGGTACGCACATGCAGCAGCTTGCTTGCGTGCTCCAACGAGTTTCTTTCATAATTCATATGCACACATGGGTTTTCTTGATTActttaatttttgttgttttcttgAGATTCGATCCGTGAAGTAAATGGGGGTGCTTATGGGCAGGTTTTGGCTCCACTTCCTATTGGATTTGCGGTTTTCATGGTTCATTTGGCGACAATTCCAATTACTGGAACTGGTATTAACCCTGCTAGGAGCTTTGGAGCTGCTGTGATTTACAATAAAGGAAAAATCTGGGATGACCAGTGGATTTTCTGGGTTGGGCCGTTCGTGGGAGCCCTTGCAGCGGCGATTTACCACCAGTTTATTCTGAGGGCTGCCGCCATTAAAGCTCTGGGATCCTTCAGGAGCAACCCCACAAACTAGGCGAATGTGAAACTCTTCCAACAATTGAACATGCAATTGAATCAGTCTCTGTTGTTTCCCAGTGGATATCTGCACATCcatattatttctttttaatcTATTTGTTGGCGTCTGTGTGTAGTAATGGAAGGATACTGTTTATCATGGGcaaattctttctttctttttttttttttaaaatttttggtaaaGTTTCTTTTGATCTTTAGTGAGTAGTTTTGGCAATGTACTGAATTGTGGCTGGCAAGGCGACAGAGGCAAGTGGTGCTggtgttttctttatttattatcTGTATAATGAGGTGTCTCTTATTAcatttactcttttttttttaactagtatcgtaaaatatttatttgtacgAAAGAGATCCACAAGAAAGACACCTAACCCCCTAACTCAATTTTCTTACTGCTTTCTCCAGGCTTCGCTTCCCTTCACTTCACTGACACAGTGTGGCGGCCAGATAAGAGCTTTTGGACCTCAAAATAtaggaattataaattttaccCGAGAAGGATATATcagtttctttttattttcattctcTGCTTGTGTGTCTTCTACTTGAGCTGGTGTTTGAAAACCTTGAAGTTGGTTAACAGAAATGTATACCTCTTTCTTCGGGCAAGAACTAAAATCGTACGAAATATGCATCTTCGCTTGGGTTGCAGATATATTATAGTGAAGAGAATTTTATCTTGATTGAAATAATACCATTAGAAGTAAAAGTGTCAATTCAAGCAAATTCCGTGGCCAAACCAACTTTTCGGGTATGTTGTCTACTTCACGAAAGCATCGACCTACAAAACTTTACTAGACCATTAGTTGCAAATACGGGTAATGCTTAAATATATAAAACCATATAAAGAATAACTAAAAGAAAACGATTATCCAAGATAGTTAACCATAAAAATGGGATTTCCAGGCTGAAAAGATGTGGAATCGTCACATAATTATGCTTATGTGAAGAAAGGAAGATTTGCACAAGCTAGGGACGTGATGCGTGGTTGGCTTGATAGGCGGATTTAATTATAAACGGTAAAATTTGTCGTCAAGCCCTTGCACAGACACTGATCCAGTTTTAACGGGACATAGCCTGGCCACACATTTTTCAAAATCGAAAGTCTTCttattttggatcacaaatcggCATCAAGGTTATTTTTCAGAACATGCTCGCCAACCTGCATCCATCATGACAACGCTACAAGCTCGGGTGACCGATTAGGAGCATTCGATACAAGAAAAAATGGGAGACTAAATACTTGAATCAAATAAGGGGAAGAACCAACTTAGTTTGcgctgcttttttttttttttttttttttttttttttttttttttttNGACAGAGCATGGGTTCCTAGAACCTCTCATACGTGTCTGGTAATGTCATACCCATGCATCGTAGCGAGCATTGCACTTACAATAACTATGAGCGTACAATGTTAGGAACTCAAACCTACCGGGCTGAATGAATCAAGATGGTGGTATTGTCATGGATCTAAAGAAATTGGGCTCATTATCACAAGCATATTATAGAAGAAGGGGGCTGCCAGTGCGAAGGGACCGGAATAATAGGAGTGGAGAGTTTGTTGAGAGTCGGTCATCATTTTCTACTGAGAGATACTAGATGAGCtaacatttttaattttggttcgtactaaaaatatataaactatTGCTTCCATTTTGGCGGCATACTGTATTTTTCTATTATCTTTTTCTGTTATATGGTGGTCATAAGAACCAGTGAGCTTTCATAAAATCGAGCACGATGAGATCATGCATCAAAACGACCAAAGTCATTGTACATCTCAATCCAGGTCTACTTATACATGAAAAGCAGAAAAAAGGGCATGATCCAGCTTTCAAAGGATACTTAGGCTTCCAGGGTACAAAGTAGAGTAGGATGCTTCAATGATATAGCAGTACCTTAATCTGGCAAAGCTGTTCCTCTTTCAAGGTTGTTCTTAATCTCCAATGTGTATTTACCAAAGGCACGTTCAATCTTTTTATTGAAGTGCTCATTTCTGTCATTAATTGAGTCAATATCCTTTTCTTCCCGGAACTTTCTCCTCCTGCTGAAGGACCGTGACTTCTCTTCCCTGTCCTTGAGTTCCTTGACCACTCTGTCAACCTTTTCCTCCGAGATCTTCGGAAcctgataaataaaaataaaatgagaatCTCTCCAGATAGGTAACAGAAGTAAACATAACTCAGCTCAAAACATATGTTGACGATTACTTTTCCATATTGTAGACTTGAAGCCTCTCGATAGAACTCTGGATCAGCTTCTTTCATTCTGTTGTACTCGTCAAGATCTACGTGAATATTCTTAGCCCTTTTCTTGTATGCATTGTAGAGTGTTTTTTGATTAAAAACTGTAAAAGATCATGAGGTCAATTGTACGAAGAAACAACACGTTGACGGAAAGGCCATAAACTTGACGGTCCAAAGAAACACCAGCAAAACACAATTTCGTGAATAGAAAAAGGGAAAACATATCAACTAACCGCAGATGTAGACTAGCATCACTGTTCAACATTTATTCTAAAATTCAGTAACACAGTAATCGTTTCCTAGTTTTCCATGGAAAGTGACAGTTTCGAATTCCTACTGAGCATGTTTCCGACATACTTTGTTTAATTGTTAAAACCATCACAAAGATGCAGCGCAGAAAACAAGAGGAGAAGTGCTAAAGCTCTGaagaaatgaaaaacaaaaagtTAATTGCACGCTTGTAGATTCTCGTAtctgaaaaaatgaaaaagagaaaGTTTATTGAGCACTTGCCACTTGTAGATAAACAGAAACACATATCATTTCCAAATGTTATCAAAACACTATATTGGAAGTTTCTGAAATTAAACAACCCAAAACATAGctgaaacaatttttttttccacgGCCACAATGCAGTTTTTCTAACATATAGATGCCATGGTTTTGATTAATAAAACTTCTTCAGTGTAAAGTGCGCGCAGGGTGGGTCGTGCTCGATTACTGCTGCTAAGTGAAAACTCAAATGATGTTTTTGATTCAAATGGAGGTATGGTGAGTTTTTAGGCATTTCAATGATTGGAAACATGTCATAAACTAGCTAAAGATTCAAATGAACTCATAAATTCAGGTTCCAAACAGCATGGCTATGTGAA
This genomic interval from Primulina huaijiensis isolate GDHJ02 chromosome 14, ASM1229523v2, whole genome shotgun sequence contains the following:
- the LOC140957275 gene encoding probable aquaporin PIP2-8 is translated as MAKEVTEEAAVQQTGKDYVDPPPSPLFSLKELRLWSFYRALIAEFIATLLFLYIGVATVIGHVKLNNADQCDGVGILGIAWAFGGMIFILVYCTAGISGGHINPAVTLGLFLARKLSLVRAVAYMVAQCLGAICGVGLVKAFMKSFYNRLGGGANFVQPGYNKGTALGAEIIGTFVLVYTVFSATDPKRSARDSHVPVLAPLPIGFAVFMVHLATIPITGTGINPARSFGAAVIYNKGKIWDDQWIFWVGPFVGALAAAIYHQFILRAAAIKALGSFRSNPTN